From Micropterus dolomieu isolate WLL.071019.BEF.003 ecotype Adirondacks linkage group LG21, ASM2129224v1, whole genome shotgun sequence:
CCTACTGACCTGCGTATTGAACCTGGGTTTGAACTCATTGGCATTTGGGTTCAGGGTTGATTTTCTCACTTGACtacaggaggagaaaaaaagtgaaGTTAAAATTTAAAAGGATCACTCTTATTATCATGTTGGTTTTGGTCATTTGGTAGGATTTGTTGATAAGAAAACTACAGAATATCTCCAGGCTTGTTATTTAAAATTATGTACAGTCTCCCCTCTCAACCATACCATCCCTTCCACTCACTCTTGCACTGcctcctttttctcctccttttcttcatgctTGGGACCACTAAATGTGGACGTCGTCTGAactccctgtgatgtcacatcCAGCCCCGCCCTCTTCTGGTCCGGAGCGGAAGGAGACGGGGACAGCGCAGCGGGGCTGCCAGGCTTACTGGTGTTTGCAGTGGTGGTGGATGGAGCAGGAGCACCGCCAGGGGTGCCAGCAGCAATACCTACAACGCCCTCTTCGTTGCCCTCCCGCCCCACGGTGGAGGCTTTGTCCAAGGGAAGGTCTTTAGGCTTGTCTGCTGGATCTCTGGGAGGCTTGGTCATCATCTGGTCAAAGGCAGGCTCTGAGTTTGAACTAGACTGCAACTGGAAGTGGGAGgatgaaaaaataaagttaGAGCTCTAGTACAGCCTCATAAACAGGAGGTTAGTTATGTCACATTTTCAGCATTTCTATACCgtacaaatgaatgaaatactTACCCTAAAATCTACACtaaatttctttaaattatCTATTTGTTTTCTGTGGTCTGGTGCCATAGAAGGGGGTCCTGTAAGGTGAGTAGAGAGTAGAGTAATGAGTCATTACCAATGGATCTGGAAATACTGAGCCAATATTTAAGCCAGCACAACAACCTAAATTATATTACAATGACAGGTACATAAATTAAAACGGGTGTCTCAGCAAATAGtctcttctttaaaaaaatttgtGATAAAGCAGTCCGaagtgtatatatactgtacctTTACAGACTGGTCTGGTGATACTAGGTGAGCTGTCCATGGGTTTGATGTTCTCCTTGTTTGCCGTGGGGGATGTTTGTCTCGTCTCTTGGACACGACACTCTTTTGCTACACAGGACAGAAAAACAAGTCTCTTTACTTCCAGCATAAAAGCAGCTTATACAGTGACAGAAACTACTTTAAAAGCACACAGAAATCAGGTATTTCATATCACACTTAGCATTCCTTGGTCCCTTAATCCATCTCAGTGAGAGTCTGTAGGTTAAATTTAAGCTTACCTTCACCTGATGGAGAGGCGACCATGTTGGGGGCGGGGCTAGCAGCAGTCGGAGAGGAAGCTGATGTTGGTGTAGAAGCAGTTTCCACAGGAGCTGTTCCTGTCTGTGGTGACGGGAGGGAGGAGGGGCCAGGGGAGGCTCCACCCATACTATTCTGTCTGGGGGAACGAGGTCTGTGagctgaggagaggaagaagagatcTTAGTGTCATCTTGATTTACTGGCCAACATTAGAGGATAAGTACTCAAAGCAAATGCTTCTTTAATAATACTACAAGGCGGAAAATGCTTTTGTAGTGTCCTTTCACAATAACGCAAGGCCCTTACAAACATGCCACGCAGTGGTGCTACAACATAACTTCATGAAATCTCCTCTGCACATATGTTCCATTGTGTTATATCTTAATGaagttgaaatatttaaatggttggaaatgtatcaaaataaacacaaagtaaagaaataaaaggaaggaaggaaataaCTGCGCTACCTCCGCTAACCACTGAGGACCATGTCCCTCCAGAGGAGCTGCTCCTGGTTGGTGGAGTCACTGGGACCTCTCCaggtgcattatgggaaattaAGTCCACTCCTGGAGGGACTCCAGTGGTCCGGCAGGGTGGCACTCTGTGAGCACGAGGCGTCCGCTGTGATTTTGGAGACATCCTGGGTGGACCTGTAGATGAAGAAAGACcgataaagacagacagaactCCATaaacagaaggtggaggtgAGGTAACACACTGAACGGGTTTCTCTTTGAAACTCACACGTGTCTctcaaaagctttttttaaaaaaaaacaaaccttacATCTATGGTTTAAATATCACAACATACAGTAATGTTATTTAGTGACATGCGTGTTAGTGGAGAAAACTGCAGGTGTGAAACGatcacacaacacaccacaCTCAAACCACAACCAAGTGAAGTGAGAGATGAGAAATGGGGAAAACATGGGAAAGAAGGTGAGGTGGAAACCCGTATTTAAAGAATTCACTGTTTAGCAGAGCTTGTGCAGTTACACAAAGAGTGTCCGTCTTACAAGTGACAGCCCAGTGCAAAACTGATCTTTGGAAAAACACTAAGTATTAAGTTaagtattttttcatttcactgaAAAAGTATAAACACGTATTTATTTAGACAGCAGCACTTTAGATTTAACACGAAACAAGGACTAAGAGGTTAAAGGCCTCGCTTACAATTTGAAGCGTTTGAGGGTGCACATTGTAACCCCATTTTGAGACAATGACAAAGAGCATCACCGTGGAAGATGGTGGTGAGTCTAGCAACAGACTTAAACACATTAAAGCAGAAGAGGTCAATTATAGACTTGACTGCTGtatcataaaacattttgaggGGCGctggttagctcacttggtagaCCAGGCGCCCATGTACAAGGCTCAGTCCTTATCACAGCGGctccgggttcaaatccagtgcgcagccctttgctgcatgtcatcacctctctctctctccctcttttcctgTTTCTCTATCCTATCTAAATGAAGGCCAAAAagtctctttaaaaaaaacgaaagaaaacattttgagaaactGCTGCCTTGGTGTTTTCGGTGGCTGAACTCTTGCTAAACAGAGAGCACAGCACACAGTGTGGTGCACCCACATGCCAAGGTGAAACTGCCTGACGCACTGACAGAAGGATCAGCTTCGAGGCTTACCAAATCCTTACAATTTCCATTTGTATGGAAATTGCAAATATGACCTGAATCAGTCTGAAGAAGCAACTTCACCTATTAGTGTTGTTTCACACTAGACCTGGACAAATTCACATTTGAAAGTAGCTTCCTTATTTAACttaaacatttaacataatTTTCTATGATTCGGAATATAATTTCCATATTTAGCGCAATCCTTCCACCTTCAACTCATGCCTTTGCCCAGGTCTACTCCACACTGATGTGGGTACCTTCTGAAGACATGCGTTTGGGCAGAGTGGAGGCTGGCGATGTGGGCCCATGGTGGGAAAAGGaggttgaggaggaggagggatagGAGGGGTGGGATGAATGAGAGGGAGGTCTGGAAGGTCGAGAGGGGGGTCTGGAGGGTGGCCTGGTGGGCGTGGTCGCCCGAGGAGGCAGGGAGGAGGGGCCAGACTGGTAACGGGAGGGGGGGCGGGAGGTAGGAGATGGACAGGGTGAGGGCCAGTGGGATGAACCTAAAAGAGGGAAGGACAAATGATCAAGGATGACAACCAGCAGATGACAACCAGTTAAAAGGGGGGAAAACAAAGTCATAGCAGGAACAGAAAGAAGGGGGAGATTAATAAACATGAGAAAGAATGTCAAGGCAGGAATAAAACGATTTAACTGATGCAAGTAAAGTACaataaatgcattcaatgaGCAACAACAGCTACTATGAACGTCCCAGACTCTAAACCAAAGTCACCACCAGTTTTACATCAGTTAAATAGATTAAGGGGGGCGGGGTCAGGCAGTCACAGTTGGATCGCTATACTGACCAACTCACTCACCATCCAATGCACCACTGTACAGCACTGTATTCCAGAAGAACTTTCTATACAGGATGTTGCAAGTAACACCATATGCGTGTTGGTGATGTATTAAGCGTACCTCCATTAACCACCCTCTGATCGGCCCCTGAGCTGGGACTGTAGTCGTGAGGTCCTGGTCGAGGAGTGGGGGGTCCAGCTGAGCTCTGAGCAAGACGAGGGGAATTCTGACGTCCCGGTCCCCATGACATCGCCTCCCTGTTCCTCTGACCTGGAGGAATGTACTTGTTCTctctgcacgcacacacgcacacacagtacAGTCATAGACAAGAGTCAAGATAACCAAGAGGAGGAATTCACTTTACACTATTACATTCAACTAAGTAACTCTCTGCTGATGTTTTGATGGAAAGGGTACTCTTTTTCACTGTGTATGGGACTGTCCAAAATTACATCAATATTGGAAGTCAGTCATGCAGACTTTGTCAAAGATTGTTGGAGTAAACATACCTGCTGAGGCAAAAATATGTGTGTTGGGTATATACCCAGAGAACTGTGTTTTTAGCTCCagacaaataaaactgattgaCTTTGGACTCCTGCAAGCCAGGCGGTTAATATCTCTGTACTGGAAGAAAATGGATGTACCCTCAAATCATATGTGGGTGAAGGAGATGGCATCATGTATTGTATTGGAACGACTCACTTATATTGTTAGAGGAAAGGGAAGaaattttgaagaaatatggtCAACATTAACTGAGTTTCTAAGACATTATGAAGGAAATTAAGAAAGTAAAGCTGACTGCcgagttgttttattttttttttatcattgtctTTGTTACTCTGTTATgtgatgtttttactttttactttgggGATTAAGCTGTGAAATATTAAGCTTATCAAATTGTATGCTTGTCAAATGTATCACttgcttgttttgttaaaattcaataaatataatgttCAAAAAAGTAACTCTCTGCCAAAATGAGCATGTTTTCTTTAATTACCAAAGTAGTATTTGTTCTGGGAACAGCTGCTGTCCATTTAGTGAATTCGCTGCGACTGTATTGTCCCCCTTCGAGGCTTCAATATGCTTCTCAAGCCTGTGCGTTTCTACTGCAGACCCACGCCGTCAGCAAGCATTTTGTACATATTGTATACATACTTGTGCTCTCATGCTTGCACTTCAATGGTGGGACCTCAAAGTCCTTCAACAATAATTCTGACATGTGGTGCATGACATTCTGGTATAAATATGAGATATAACATGCTAGTACATAGATCCCTTTCTTGCCTCAAAATATCCCAGTAAAATATCACGCACTGGAAATAAAGTATGCAGAGTACTCTTTCCAGTTCGTCCTTAATAAACATAGTACCTGAGGGAGACATCAGCACTCTCTGATGATAAATCATCTCGCATGATATTTATAGTCAGTTTTATGGTGTAGATATTTTATGGGAAAAAAGGTGAAAGGAATGctttatttaatcttttataccaataaaacataaatgggGTACATTCCAACAGACCTACAGGTGAtgaaattttaaaacattaacaataaAGCTGCTGACTCGATTAATTGCTAGGCCAGCTCCATTACTTTACAGTATGCACATATAATTTTGATTCTTACAAGTATAAACTCAATCCCACAACGGGAGTATAAATGCACATCAAGGGCCGCCAAGTAAAGTCTGTATGTGGAGAAACACTATGTTCACTATCAGCATTTGCCGAGCAAATTTAATTTGTTCTCATCGTTGTTAAGCGGCTCTTGATGTGCGCAACATTTACACTCCCATTGTGGGATTGAGTTTATACTTGTAAGAATCAAAATTAAAGGTGCATACTGTAAAGAAAAGGAGCTGGCCTAGCTAgagtgtggggaaaagagaacCCAAAGGAAAAGGAGCACATCAAAGATTACACAATTGCAAAGCctgcactaacacacactcacaggcaGAAGTAGTATGTATTGGCCCTAAGCCTGTACGTGTGTCCTGGTCTTACCTGCTAAGTGTGTGAGTCTCCCTTTCCCCTCGCACCACAGCAGTATATTTCTCCTCCTCAGAGCGTTCATCATTCTCCAAGGCGACACGGGCCTTGTATGTGGCACTGGCCTCAATCTCCTCTGCCAGCAGGGCAGCACGCGCTTCCCTCTTGAGGAACTCTTCTGAGTTGTCCCGCTCCAGGGGGACCCTGGGAAACAAGCTTGGGTCAGACAAGGGCAGCAGGGTGATGGAGTGACTAGGGATACAggttaaaggggacctattttgctttttgatattttctagcatttctataatgttacaatgtcagatgttcatatTAAACATGACCAAAGTTTCAAATGATGAGGTAAAAGTATTacaaagaaatccctgtgagccaaaacctcagatatccCCCTCTTCCgaatgctctgttttgaactgttttTTCTACTAATGGCTCGGTATGATGTCATTCCGAGCAGGATTTCCAAATATGGTAAtttgctccaggcagagaatgctGGTCACGCCCACAAAAGAACATGCAGACCTATACCTGCAGCAACCTGGTAAACACATTAGACagtggccaatcagaagacagtgggctctGGAGTGGGGAGGTCTCAAAGAAACAGAAGCATAAACAGCTTGTTTCACACAGatgctgaaatgagggcctgcatgaagagccagtataagacagaaaatacttttttgaactttgaatcatgcaaagccaCCATACAGGAGTTACAGAAGTACAATATAGGGCtagaaatgcagtataataggtcccCTTAATGACCACATccattatttcaaataaattgtAGATTACTTGTGTGCAAGAAACTCAACATATTCTAACAGAATAAATATATTGAACAAAACAACGCATAGAGAGACACACATGAGCGTAGAGAAGCTTACGTATATGTGGACAAGCTGCTGTCATATGTAGACAAGACTCCATACTTCTCCTCATTGTATTTGAACATGTCATTGGGGTCCCACCCGTTTGactgagatgaagagagagagagaatttcaCAAAAGGCCTGTAAACAAATTATCAACGATGTGGATCAGATGGCACAACCAATGTTTACTTCTTTCACTGTCAAATTTACAAGtagggctgtcgcgataacAGCAATATTGAAATActattggtcaagcctaccgcggaggatggcaagcaccgcaacaactgcaatgttcatactttacacttcagcgcgtgttaaattaataaagtagtgcttcaaaagttcctCCACTGAAATAAGCTTTTTAACGATTCAAGGACAGACCGCCATGGGCTGGACGTGACCcaacttcaaacttggaagTTGTAAATGTTGCcgtgttttgtattttactgtttattttaaaggttagctaacttggtaTTAGCACATTGCGccgctaatgtggctagcaggctcggAAATGTTGTACTAATGTTGTAATCCTGAAGGACAGTCGAGAGACACTGAACgataagcctcatttgaagctcacAAACTAACGAGTATAATGCCAGCAGCTATTtctcatgttgctttctgtggaaatttagttatacCGTTACAAACAGTGGTTAGTTGTGGacatgcgtgcgtgcgtgcgtgcgtgcgtgcgtgcgtgccatgccctgaaggtaacgaTATAGCCACGTATGAAAaagacacggtcaaactacaaaaatgagtttgcttggcaatgttgtcgACCAATTCCCAGCAGCTACCTTGCATcaaccataaagctgctgttagcggctcgctgtgcagtgaggtgagatccaCTGACACACTTACtctgctatatggcaccaaattacttcattgatgaaaaatgcgatAATACTGCATACCGCGCTGTTCAGCGCCAACAAATTACTTCACCGCGACAGCCCTATTTACAAGTCATCATATGAAGGCCTGTATGGATTCCACTACATGTACTCAGTGCAGCATCAATGTGTTATTTTCTTACCACATCTGTATCCAGAGACTCAAGGCTGTCAGAGTTGTGGGTCTCTCCTCCATCCCAGGGCTCTAGATCTTTCTCTTTATGCTCGCCATTGATCCTACTGCTCACTGCTGCATCTGTGAAGTTGTCTGCGgcacacacaaataatacatACGCATgtacagcagacacacacaaggtATAAAATCACATGGCTACACTGTGCTCATGCCTCAAGAGCTTCTGCCACACTCTCTCACAGCAAACGTCTACATGGAGGTAAGGGTGGTTCACCAGGCACACCCACTCACAACCAAACATGGGTTCAACTGGATTGGGAAAAAATCCTTTCAAAAAAATTGAGATATTGCTTGAGCTGGCCTTGGTATAGCTGAAGGATAAAGGGTTCTGGCACTGTGAGCAAGAATATGACAACAACCTTCTAAAGAAAGGCAAAAAGGCTAGTCCCCAATCACTATCTTAGCCTGCAATAAAATGTACTAATTAAATCAAGATGTAAGGTGctacagtatttttttattacccATCACCATGGCGACCTCTTGAAAAACGTGATTTACGTGTATAGAAGACTACTTGGGGCTGATGATGATCCACACTTTCAGGACgttttactgtatttaagtaAATTTACAGAATACTTTGGTTGGCTCAACTACAATCCAGGGCCGGGCACGCTCAAACTCACAATTACATTTGAAAggaaatctaatctaatctcaGCGAAAGTCTGCTCACACATTCTCAGACCTGGCACCAATGGACTATGTGCATGAAGGATACGAGCCACCTGGAGTTACATAACTCAGTCATCccaactagggctgggcgatatggaccaAAAAGGCGATATGGTATAAAAACCGACATGGTAGCTAgcgaatgacatctgcactggtgtgttcactgtcactttatctggtccgctcttgtaaaatatccactgtgtcgcTACTTGTAACATAatcactctgtgtttctctgataaatgtgTCACCTAACTTGGGCGGCCCGCTGAAGTAAAGTGAATGTGTGGGAAACAAtgactgaactgttgttttttccattttcaagccttcagcactgtgtctccctccatgttgttgagagtttgtgagtagacggctgcATGCAGatgcagagggaggggcgggcCTGtgcggtgagggagagagaaacgagcaaacgctggcagaaCTTGAAggaaacattaattaactcaacatcagaCTATAatcggtataaacggtattgtctaacttcatatctcttttgaaattgtattggtatacctcattataccgatataccgcccagccctaatcCCAACTCATCCCACAATAAAAAGTGCATTAAGCATTGCTGGCACAGAGCAAGTTCAGAAAGAAATTTGATTGGCACCACACAGACATTTGGGCTAACAGGCCTGAATTATATTAGTAGATGTGGCTGGGATGCTCTATGCACACTGTCCATTGAGGGAATTGTACAATGTGGGCATAATGAGGAGTAAGCAAACATGCATTTAGATTGCAGTAAATTACATGTTCTCAAAGCACTTTAAGATACTGACATTTTATCACAAGGCTCAGAACGCAGGTTAAGGTGCATGTGTTCGACATGAGATTTCAATCTGTTGCTTTCAATGGAATCATAGTCATAACGCCCCCTTTTCCATCTAGTTCTGATTTGAACTGAGCTCTGGTCCAGTAAGGTTTGAAATCCAGCGCCGCAGCAGAAACTCAtgttagaaaaataaaacaatgctcTGAAAGATACCATATCCTTCCAATTCTAAGAATAAGTCATAGCTGCAAGGGTGTCTTTACAAGCTGGCTACATACAGGCTATTATGCTGAACCATAATAACATCTGGGAAAACTATATAACTAAGTTGTAAATATACAAAAAGTATTAATGTTAGTATAAAACAAGTGTTAGCTTACTACATTAAACTTTTTACACTCGCATATCTCACACATCCTCAGATTCCTCATAAGTATGTATAAGGCCATAAGTATCTATGTGCCATGGCAGGATTCAATTTTGAGCCTCTACTGAAATCCTAAGTAAAAGCTTAATTAAACAGCATATAATAGGGCAAGTGGCAACTACTCCACCGAAAGCAACATCCAGTCTAAAGACAACTAAGGATCAGGTGGACCAAGACTGACCTGCATCAGAtatttgatttgtatttttatgttacATGAAAGCAGTGATCCCCCAAATTCATTCACCAATTTGGATTTTAAATGCAGCAATAGACGGCAACAGATCAGGCCCAAGCCTCAGAGATTCACAAATTTGTTTGGGTGCATACAGAGATGTGCGGGAGGAGAAAACAACCATATATTACCTGTGTCAGAGGAAACTAGACCAttggagaggagagacagacagatgacagagaGTCAGaaaatggacagacagacagaatgacTGGCGATAACACCAGCAGTTGACTTCCTGTCCAACAATTTTAGGATGTGGATCATCTATGTGCAAGTTTTAAAGAGAAATtctatttcctgttttgttttgttttgtttttttttctccatagtTTTAAGTCAAGCCTAGGAGACTCCTCACGTCCCCCTTATTCAGCTATTAAGTTGGTGAAAAACAAACTTACCTTTCTAAGTATCTTGTTGACTTAATAACATAAAATCACTATTATTAGCAATGGTGCTTAAGATGTAACTACTTTtctacaaaacaataaaatttcCAGTCAGTCCACAATTGTTCAATTTAACAAGATAACACCACCAGCTGTGCAGTAGCATCTCCTTGAATCATGTAGCGAAAGCCTTAAACTTTTCAGAATATAATAACCCCCTTCCACAAAGTCCAATATTGTTCAAAGCAGAATTGTAGGGGTCACGGTGAATTAGATGAAGAAGACTCATTCAGCCTTTATTGAGTGTCCTTGCTGCGCTGGGGCAACCTTCGGCCCAATCGATACATCACATTAGTCTTCAATGACTGGCCACTCAAAGCCGACACCCAAGATTTAAGTCATGCCAAAGCCTCTGTGACATCAAGGTAGTATATACAGACTGAAAAAGATcaatatgttgtgtgtttgcacCGATGGGAATTCACTGTggcatgtgtttatttttgtgcgAGTGTGCAATGAATACAAAGTGACAAACTAACCTAATTACATTGTGTATGCTTCATGCGTTTTAGTGTGTACAAGACTAGGTATATAAAGGCCGCTGATGTAACTAGATTGGTCAACACAAAAGCCCTCTGTACCTTTTCTGGCAAAATTTAGGTCCACATCTTTGAAGGTCACCACTACGACATCAGAGGCCTTGAAaatgatgctctccacaataTCCTCTTTCCTGGGGGCTATGCTCGGCTCTGGGCTCTTTCTGTGGGCTGCATCCAACACCAGGTCACACTGATGGAGAAAGATATGTTAAATTAGATTGAAGGGGGATGTGAAATATATCAAATGCCTAAACTATCTACAGAAGAGACCAGGAACCATGGGATATGGAGGCCCGAGACCATACATTGTTTCATCACAATCATTCACCGCACTAGcttgacagacagaaaatgaattggcaagagttttaataatcaatcaatcttttaagaaaatgtattatgGAATCTCTGAAAAAGAATCTAATATATTTCCATTTCTGTTGGCCAGACAAAACAAGCGCTTGGAAGGggtcaccttgggctttggaAAATTGTGGCAGACttgtttcactattttctgacattttatacaaTAACCATGAATCAATTAATCGAAAACAAGGGACGATGAGAATAATACTGATGAGCACAACCAGCAAAAAGAGGACCTAACCAATTAAATAACTTGGCGTGTTTGATTAGAATGAAAAACTTCCATCTTGGCCCAGCAAGGCACATCAACATGCTTGCCTAAAGCTGAACTACAGGAAATCCCCTCTAGGTTCTTTGGCTGACagaatatttaaacaaaaatttatTTGACTGACATCAATTGATTGTGTTCTGCTCATTTAAAGGCATCCACGCCAGACGAAGGAGCTTGTAATTTGCAGTGGGAGCAGACATGACCTCGAATTTCCTCAAAACAAGAAGTTGTACTACAGCTAATACTATAgcagaaaactgaaaacacaagccCTACCAACCAAACAATACATCGTTGACTAAGAGACCGTGTAACCAGGTGGTAAAATACAGCTATGTGAATATTTCAGCACATCTGACGGTTCTGCTTGCACACACTGTGGCAATAAAACCCAAATGTGATGCTTTGCTTTGGTCTCAAAACAAAGTGGTGTGTTTGCCTGTGAAAGCACCccaaattctgttttttttggagTACCCTGCCAGCTTTATTCGCATTAGTCACACAACCTTATAAAAGAGGTGGGAGACAAGATACATAAATATAAGCCCTGTTGTTTGGAGTTAAAACAGGGGGATAATGTATGTTACAACATCCTATCAATAACTGAAGTTGATGCCAAGCTGAATTGGACAGAAACTTGTACCATTGCTTAGGTAaagcttttcattttattttccccACAGGACATGTTTGGGAAATACTTCAACCTAAAAGGGAAGATGAAGGGCCACATACCTCTCTTCCATAAAAGGAAAGATGGAAAGGGCAATCTTTGTCTAAGCCACCTCAGGGGTGAAGTTGCTATTGAATGCTGGCTGGGCACTATCTTTCCAGCACAGTTAACCTTAATCATTAGTACTGCTACTGAGGAAATAACAGATCAAGCACCTATAAAGAAcattgcagtgtgtgtgtcgcTTACCTCTGGACCGTATGTCTTAAATACTCCTTCATAGACTGCTCCGTTTTTCACTTTCAGCTCACACTTGGCCCCCTAAAAACGAATAGGCCTCTCATTATTCACTGTATGCAGTGTCGATGTCAATTTACATATTCAAAAAACAAGTTCAGAAACCCATCTGCTGTGAAACAGATAAATGATTGATCAATCGCTGCTTTGTTAATGCAACTAGCAGTCTCTACAAATCACGCAGGCTTTGTTTATAGCAGCATAGACATTTTGAAGAAACAGCATGTGGTGAAAGACAGACTGCTGTTACAAATTCGTTTACAGTAAGCATGATTCACATGGTTGATTCAGAGTTTTTTCCCTGCAACTGTGCTCATTTCTCCAGTCATTGTAGCTAttagacagaaaacaaaattcaGACAAACATACTGAACATATGTGAAGCATCATCTCAAATCTTTAACAAGACAGATACACAGTAAACATACCACCACTGAAGTCAAGACATGGACCATCCTCATATTTGCATATACACCATTGAAAATGacctaaagaaaaaacacagttaaCTTCTGATGTTCCCCATCTACATAGGAAACCTATGCTAAATACGCTCCTCGCAGCCATGTGACACCTATTGGACATTTGTTCCATTCATAATGCATAATAAGAAACAGATATCCAAAGACTGGATTTATGCTTGCTCTGAGGTCCATTCTTTGCAACTTTTAAACCAAATTGCATGCCTTACAAAAACATGACACTGTATTCCATCGACTCTATAATGAACAAAAAGAAGCATtaatccagtgtgtgtgttttaagcagTTTGCCCTCTTTgatcaaataaaacattcaggTATACCAAACTTCTGACAGTACATGCCTATGTGGCATAAAAGCTATTTTCTACTGAATTATGTGAGTTAACCAGTTACTTACTGCTGCGGGACCTTTACCACTGTGTCTTcc
This genomic window contains:
- the atxn2 gene encoding ataxin-2 isoform X7 codes for the protein MSMKAGGNRSKPGGGNTAGTAASGAGGSGGGRQNLGRGRHSGKGPAAVIFNGVYANMRMVHVLTSVVGAKCELKVKNGAVYEGVFKTYGPECDLVLDAAHRKSPEPSIAPRKEDIVESIIFKASDVVVVTFKDVDLNFARKVSSDTDNFTDAAVSSRINGEHKEKDLEPWDGGETHNSDSLESLDTDVAFCEILSLSSSQSNGWDPNDMFKYNEEKYGVLSTYDSSLSTYTVPLERDNSEEFLKREARAALLAEEIEASATYKARVALENDERSEEEKYTAVVRGERETHTLSRENKYIPPGQRNREAMSWGPGRQNSPRLAQSSAGPPTPRPGPHDYSPSSGADQRVVNGGPPRMSPKSQRTPRAHRVPPCRTTGVPPGVDLISHNAPGEVPVTPPTRSSSSGGTWSSVVSGAHRPRSPRQNSMGGASPGPSSLPSPQTGTAPVETASTPTSASSPTAASPAPNMVASPSGEAKECRVQETRQTSPTANKENIKPMDSSPSITRPVCKGPPSMAPDHRKQIDNLKKFSVDFRLQSSSNSEPAFDQMMTKPPRDPADKPKDLPLDKASTVGREGNEEGVVGIAAGTPGGAPAPSTTTANTSKPGSPAALSPSPSAPDQKRAGLDVTSQGVQTTSTFSGPKHEEKEEKKEAVQDQVRKSTLNPNANEFKPRFNTQPKPANTPTPPRPQGQPSPSIVVQQPPTVYGQTVCFPQMYPLTPVSPGVQKSIIWKSPAMYQVQMPHMTVSQSKPYRPGKGENNNCLVISLSLALSLCVSRSLKRTK
- the atxn2 gene encoding ataxin-2 isoform X3, which codes for MSMKAGGNRSKPGGGNTAGTAASGAGGSGGGRQNLGRGRHSGKGPAAVIFNGVYANMRMVHVLTSVVGAKCELKVKNGAVYEGVFKTYGPECDLVLDAAHRKSPEPSIAPRKEDIVESIIFKASDVVVVTFKDVDLNFARKVSSDTDNFTDAAVSSRINGEHKEKDLEPWDGGETHNSDSLESLDTDVAFCEILSLSSSQSNGWDPNDMFKYNEEKYGVLSTYDSSLSTYTVPLERDNSEEFLKREARAALLAEEIEASATYKARVALENDERSEEEKYTAVVRGERETHTLSRENKYIPPGQRNREAMSWGPGRQNSPRLAQSSAGPPTPRPGPHDYSPSSGADQRVVNGGSSHWPSPCPSPTSRPPSRYQSGPSSLPPRATTPTRPPSRPPSRPSRPPSHSSHPSYPSSSSTSFSHHGPTSPASTLPKRMSSEGPPRMSPKSQRTPRAHRVPPCRTTGVPPGVDLISHNAPGEVPVTPPTRSSSSGGTWSSVVSGAHRPRSPRQNSMGGASPGPSSLPSPQTGTAPVETASTPTSASSPTAASPAPNMVASPSGEAKECRVQETRQTSPTANKENIKPMDSSPSITRPVCKGPPSMAPDHRKQIDNLKKFSVDFRLQSSSNSEPAFDQMMTKPPRDPADKPKDLPLDKASTVGREGNEEGVVGIAAGTPGGAPAPSTTTANTSKPGSPAALSPSPSAPDQKRAGLDVTSQGVQTTSTFSGPKHEEKEEKKEAVQDQVRKSTLNPNANEFKPRFNTQPKPANTPTPPRPQGQPSPSIVVQQPPTVYGQTVCFPQMYPLTPVSPGVQSPAMYQVQMPHMTVSQSKPYRPGKGENNNCLVISLSLALSLCVSRSLKRTK